A stretch of the Candidatus Binataceae bacterium genome encodes the following:
- a CDS encoding GNAT family N-acetyltransferase encodes MDDTQIEQLADLLIDCVEGGASVSFMHPLSRERAVAFWRNVAVGVAAGERALLVAEDDSGICGTVQLTLDLPENQPHRADLSKMLVRRRARRQGLGAALMRAAEATARECGRTLLVLDAVTGGDGARLYERLGWHRVGDIPNYALMPQGGFCSTTYFYRDLNA; translated from the coding sequence ATGGATGACACGCAAATCGAACAACTCGCCGATCTGTTGATCGACTGCGTCGAAGGCGGAGCCTCCGTGAGCTTCATGCATCCGCTGTCGCGCGAGCGGGCGGTGGCATTCTGGCGGAACGTCGCGGTGGGAGTCGCCGCCGGTGAGCGGGCGTTGCTGGTCGCCGAAGATGACTCGGGGATCTGCGGCACTGTCCAATTGACTTTGGATCTGCCTGAAAACCAGCCGCATCGCGCGGATCTATCAAAAATGCTGGTGCGTCGCCGCGCGCGGCGCCAAGGGCTCGGCGCCGCTCTGATGCGGGCGGCCGAAGCTACGGCGCGCGAGTGCGGCCGAACGTTGTTGGTCCTCGATGCCGTTACTGGCGGCGACGGCGCCCGCCTCTACGAGCGCCTCGGATGGCATCGTGTCGGCGACATCCCGAACTACGCGCTGATGCCGCAAGGCGGCTTCTGCAGCACGACCTACTTCTATCGCGACCTTAACGCCTAG